TCGCCGGCGACTTCCTTGTTGTATTCCGGCGCGCCGATGTCGAAGCTCGACACCTCGACGTCGAGCTTCGCGCTCGATGCCGGGACGTTCGCCGGATCGAAGCGCACGTCGGCGGTGAAGTGATTGAAGCGCCCTTCGACCGGCACGTTCATCTGCTTGAACACGGCGGTGACGGAGTTTTTCGCGGCTTCGGCCGCGGCGTTGGCGCTGGTGGCGAAAGTCGTGGCAAAAGCCGCGCCGGCGGCGAGCGTCGCGCCGAGCGCGACGACAGAAGCGGTATGGGCAAGACGTTGGATCATGGGCAGTCGGTCCAAGGTAGGAAGCATCGGAAAATGGATGCGGCGCATGCGCGCCGCAAGGTCAGTCGCGCGGCGTGCCGAACGGCAGCATGCGCGAGAGGATGTTCTGGCGGTCGATCAACTGGTGCTTGATGACGGCGAGCACATGCAGCACGACCACGGTGAGCAAGGTGTAGTTCAGCGAGATATGCACGATGCGCAGCACGCCCTTGAGCGCGGTATCGGGGCCGATCAGCACGGGCAGCGGCCAGATGCCG
The Paraburkholderia acidiphila genome window above contains:
- a CDS encoding YceI family protein, which gives rise to MIQRLAHTASVVALGATLAAGAAFATTFATSANAAAEAAKNSVTAVFKQMNVPVEGRFNHFTADVRFDPANVPASSAKLDVEVSSFDIGAPEYNKEVAGDEWFDASHFPHATFVSTQIKPGANGAFTVAGKLTIKGKTTDVVVPVQYRKDGANQVFDGTLPIKRLAYGIGSGEWKDTSIVADDVQIKFHIVSAAH